The following are encoded in a window of Megalopta genalis isolate 19385.01 chromosome 6, iyMegGena1_principal, whole genome shotgun sequence genomic DNA:
- the LOC117223752 gene encoding motile sperm domain-containing protein 3 isoform X2 yields MLRQDSFRIRYAIKWRGYKHLLREEEKRWHTIFIPIYILREVLTFKGAWTTKNTTKIMQFQLAATPRKLPVFVFPQSVTFFLDDQSTHKQVLTLYNPYDFPVKFKVLCTAPNKYKVVDPEGTIKARCCVDIVVRHIAPLVNNCNVIDKFRIQMQEHPTKQAIGKRDVEAKLLPGTTDTTGRSTPDPEMFQQLPINETIQQQSYALLAQNKAIDKCKSNIPLK; encoded by the exons ATGCTAAGACAAGATTCATTCCGGATTAGATACGCAATAAAATGGCGAGGATACAAGCACTTGCTTAGAGAGGAAGAAAAACGT TGGCATACGATTTTCATCCCTATTTATATACTTCGTGAAGTACTTACTTTTAAAG GTGCATGGACTACAAAAAATACAACAAAAATAATGCAGTTCCAATTAGCAGCAACTCCTCGAAAATTACCAGTATTTGTATTTCCCCAAAGTGTTACTTTCTTCTTGGACGATCAATCTACTCACAAACAAGTTTTAACTTTATATAATCCATATGACTTTCCTGTCAAATTTAaag tATTATGCACTGCACCAAACAAGTATAAAGTTGTTGATCCAGAAGGTACAATCAAAGCAAGGTGCTGTGTTGATATCGTTGTCAGACATATAGCACCTTTAGTAAACAATTGCAATGTTATTGATAAATTTAGAATACAAATGCAAGAGCATCCAACTAAGCAG GCTATAGGAAAACgagatgttgaagctaaacttcttcCTGGGACAACAGATACCACTGGCAGATCTACTCCTGATCCAGAAATGTTTCAACAGCTTCCCATAAATGAAACTATACAGCAACAATCTTATGCACTTCTAGCTCAAAATAAAGCAATTGATA AATGTAAATCCAACATACCATTAAAATGA
- the LOC117223748 gene encoding uncharacterized protein LOC117223748: MGLNPLRWKTRNVLYSALMLFVFYILFIYKKKSQVIFEGIIQNSNPIHVWEYVADFSNMKKLNPTIEEFNVIAESGNYDHWKYSVEYTERLSHIPIIRNVAQGHYAVRQDNHGYLITSKHHTCFFPKLGCLESISQFRFDRDGANDTKCIETVQYECPIVFSELCYREVMYQREEIIKRLKAEFSVADIQN, translated from the exons atgggACTTAACCCGTTGAGATGGAAAACCAGAAACGTGTTGTATTCAGCATTgatgttgtttgttttttataTACTATTCATATATAAGAAAAAGTCTCAAGTAATTTTTGAAGGCATTATACAGAACTCAAATCCAATTCATGTTTGGGAATATGTAGCTGATTTTAGCAACATGAAGAAATTAAATCCAACAAT AGAAGAGTTTAATGTAATCGCAGAAAGTGGTAATTACGATCATTGGAAATATTCGGTCGAATATACCGAACGTTTAAGTCACATACCAATTATTCGAAATGTCGCGCAAGGACATTATGCCGTACGACAAGATAATCATGGTTATTTAATCACTTCGAAACATCATACATGCTTTTTCCCTAAATTGGGATGCT TGGAATCGATCTCGCAATTCAGATTCGATAGAGATGGAGCTAACGATACGAAATGTATCGAAACAGTGCAATATGAGTGTCCGATCGTATTTTCGGAACTGTGTTATAGAGAAGTGATGTATCAACGAGAGGAAATTATAAAAAGATTAAAAGcagaattttccgtggctgacattcagaattaa
- the LOC117223738 gene encoding eukaryotic translation initiation factor 4E type 2 isoform X2 translates to MSNKFEALKTNEQSGDDQTQSKDNQKSEKDPLPRIDINPNEHKLQYAYALWYSQRSPGKQSSIQSYDQNLKLVGRFASVEQFWSLYSHLVRPWELTAPTNFHLFKVGIKPMWEDEANQKGGKWVVRLKKGLASRCWENLILAMLGEQFMVGEEICGAVVSIRYQEDIICVWNRTASDYATTARIRDTLRRVLHLPANASMEYKTHNESLKNVHRL, encoded by the exons ATGTCCAATAAATTCGAGGC GTTAAAGACTAATGAACAAAGTGGAGATGATCAAACACAGTCAAAAGATAATCAAAAATCTGAGAAAGATCCACTA CCTCGTATAGACATTAATCCAAATGAGCACAAATTACAATATGCGTATGCATTATGGTATAGTCAACGCAGTCCTGGTAAACAGTCAAGCATACAAAGTTACGACCAAAATTTAAAATTGGTTGGCAGGTTTGCGAGTGTGGAACAATTTTGGAGTCTTTATAGTCATTTAGTCCGGCCATGGGAATTGACAGCACCCACAAATTTTCATCTTTTCAAAGTTGGAATAAAACCAATGTGGGAA GATGAAGCAAATCAGAAAGGAGGTAAATGGGTAGTAAGATTaaaaaaaggtttagcatctagaTGTTGGGAAAATTTGATATTAGCTATGTTAGGAGAGCAATTTATGGTTGGAGAAGAAATTTGTGGAGCTGTGGTATCTATAAGATATCAA GAAGACATAATATGTGTATGGAATAGAACTGCATCTGATTATGCAACCACGGCACGTATTAGAGACACATTGAGGAGAGTATTACATCTTCCAGCTAATGCCTCTATGGAGTACAAAACCCACaatgaaagtttaaaaaatgttcATCGGCTTTAA
- the LOC117223738 gene encoding eukaryotic translation initiation factor 4E type 2 isoform X1, with protein MSNKFEATCRLKTNEQSGDDQTQSKDNQKSEKDPLPRIDINPNEHKLQYAYALWYSQRSPGKQSSIQSYDQNLKLVGRFASVEQFWSLYSHLVRPWELTAPTNFHLFKVGIKPMWEDEANQKGGKWVVRLKKGLASRCWENLILAMLGEQFMVGEEICGAVVSIRYQEDIICVWNRTASDYATTARIRDTLRRVLHLPANASMEYKTHNESLKNVHRL; from the exons ATGTCCAATAAATTCGAGGC TACTTGCAGGTTAAAGACTAATGAACAAAGTGGAGATGATCAAACACAGTCAAAAGATAATCAAAAATCTGAGAAAGATCCACTA CCTCGTATAGACATTAATCCAAATGAGCACAAATTACAATATGCGTATGCATTATGGTATAGTCAACGCAGTCCTGGTAAACAGTCAAGCATACAAAGTTACGACCAAAATTTAAAATTGGTTGGCAGGTTTGCGAGTGTGGAACAATTTTGGAGTCTTTATAGTCATTTAGTCCGGCCATGGGAATTGACAGCACCCACAAATTTTCATCTTTTCAAAGTTGGAATAAAACCAATGTGGGAA GATGAAGCAAATCAGAAAGGAGGTAAATGGGTAGTAAGATTaaaaaaaggtttagcatctagaTGTTGGGAAAATTTGATATTAGCTATGTTAGGAGAGCAATTTATGGTTGGAGAAGAAATTTGTGGAGCTGTGGTATCTATAAGATATCAA GAAGACATAATATGTGTATGGAATAGAACTGCATCTGATTATGCAACCACGGCACGTATTAGAGACACATTGAGGAGAGTATTACATCTTCCAGCTAATGCCTCTATGGAGTACAAAACCCACaatgaaagtttaaaaaatgttcATCGGCTTTAA
- the LOC117223752 gene encoding motile sperm domain-containing protein 1 isoform X1 → MLRQDSFRIRYAIKWRGYKHLLREEEKRWHTIFIPIYILREVLTFKGAWTTKNTTKIMQFQLAATPRKLPVFVFPQSVTFFLDDQSTHKQVLTLYNPYDFPVKFKVLCTAPNKYKVVDPEGTIKARCCVDIVVRHIAPLVNNCNVIDKFRIQMQEHPTKQAIGKRDVEAKLLPGTTDTTGRSTPDPEMFQQLPINETIQQQSYALLAQNKAIDRGTNYVALLAGIICIAGLLLPAEGDQNNVVPDYLHLSINLKLIFSFVLGMVTIIILRL, encoded by the exons ATGCTAAGACAAGATTCATTCCGGATTAGATACGCAATAAAATGGCGAGGATACAAGCACTTGCTTAGAGAGGAAGAAAAACGT TGGCATACGATTTTCATCCCTATTTATATACTTCGTGAAGTACTTACTTTTAAAG GTGCATGGACTACAAAAAATACAACAAAAATAATGCAGTTCCAATTAGCAGCAACTCCTCGAAAATTACCAGTATTTGTATTTCCCCAAAGTGTTACTTTCTTCTTGGACGATCAATCTACTCACAAACAAGTTTTAACTTTATATAATCCATATGACTTTCCTGTCAAATTTAaag tATTATGCACTGCACCAAACAAGTATAAAGTTGTTGATCCAGAAGGTACAATCAAAGCAAGGTGCTGTGTTGATATCGTTGTCAGACATATAGCACCTTTAGTAAACAATTGCAATGTTATTGATAAATTTAGAATACAAATGCAAGAGCATCCAACTAAGCAG GCTATAGGAAAACgagatgttgaagctaaacttcttcCTGGGACAACAGATACCACTGGCAGATCTACTCCTGATCCAGAAATGTTTCAACAGCTTCCCATAAATGAAACTATACAGCAACAATCTTATGCACTTCTAGCTCAAAATAAAGCAATTGATA gaGGAACAAATTATGTTGCATTGCTTGCTGGAATCATATGTATAGCTGGATTACTTCTACCTGCAGAAGGAGATCAGAATAATGTAGTGCCTGATTATCTCCATCTCTCgataaatttgaaattaatattttcatttgtacTAG GTATGgttacaataattattttaaggCTATAA